One genomic region from Haloterrigena gelatinilytica encodes:
- a CDS encoding toxin transporter, with protein MKRAISMLLAIALACSFVFAGGAAAQVNDVDQDIDQDADLYQKADADVKQYQDVDQTNYGQQGGNAAYAVFGDATAENNLDQSNVNAQIGVAEAENEGEIDQDADQEAENEFEVDLF; from the coding sequence ATGAAACGCGCAATCTCGATGCTGCTGGCGATCGCACTGGCGTGTAGCTTCGTATTCGCAGGCGGTGCGGCTGCACAGGTCAACGACGTCGATCAGGATATCGACCAAGACGCGGACCTCTACCAGAAGGCAGACGCGGACGTGAAGCAGTACCAGGACGTCGACCAGACGAACTACGGTCAGCAGGGCGGTAACGCCGCGTACGCAGTGTTCGGCGACGCCACGGCCGAGAACAACCTAGACCAGTCGAACGTCAACGCGCAAATCGGTGTCGCTGAAGCCGAGAACGAAGGCGAAATCGACCAGGACGCCGACCAGGAAGCCGAGAACGAGTTCGAAGTCGACTTGTTCTAG
- a CDS encoding toxin transporter, with the protein MKRAISMLLAIALACSFVFAGGAAAQVNDIDQDTDQDADLYQKADADVKQYQDVDQKNIGLQGGNVAYAAYGDATAQNNLDQSNLNVQYGEAEAENEGEIDQDADQEAENEFEFDVF; encoded by the coding sequence ATGAAACGCGCAATCTCGATGCTGCTGGCGATCGCACTGGCGTGTAGCTTCGTGTTCGCAGGCGGAGCTGCTGCACAGGTCAACGACATCGATCAGGATACCGACCAAGACGCGGACCTCTATCAGAAGGCGGACGCGGACGTGAAGCAGTACCAGGACGTCGACCAGAAGAACATCGGTCTGCAGGGCGGTAACGTCGCGTACGCAGCGTACGGCGACGCCACGGCCCAGAACAACCTAGACCAGTCGAACCTCAACGTGCAGTACGGTGAGGCCGAGGCCGAGAACGAAGGCGAAATCGACCAGGACGCCGACCAGGAAGCTGAGAACGAGTTCGAGTTCGACGTCTTCTAA
- the radB gene encoding DNA repair and recombination protein RadB, with amino-acid sequence MNDEAIPTGCGPVDELLGGGFERGTVTQVYGPPAAGKTNLALSAAVETAVAGGTAVYVDTEGVSVDRFQQLLSARVDDEDVEAVASRIVIEDAVDFEEQSEAVRDTEEFAERADLIVLDSATGFYRLERTGESDGGEALRSVARQVTHLLSLARKHDLAVVLTNQVFADPDADRTRALGGNTLEHWTGVVLRLERFRGGNRRATLEKHRSKAVGESVQFRITDRGLEGGDESMRQ; translated from the coding sequence GTGAACGACGAGGCGATACCGACCGGCTGTGGCCCGGTCGACGAGTTACTCGGCGGGGGGTTCGAACGCGGAACCGTCACGCAGGTGTACGGCCCGCCCGCGGCGGGGAAGACCAACCTCGCGCTGTCGGCGGCCGTCGAGACGGCCGTCGCCGGCGGGACCGCGGTCTACGTCGACACCGAGGGCGTCTCGGTCGACCGCTTCCAGCAACTGCTCTCGGCCCGGGTCGACGACGAGGACGTCGAGGCCGTCGCCTCGCGGATCGTCATCGAGGACGCCGTCGACTTCGAGGAACAGTCCGAGGCCGTCCGGGACACCGAGGAGTTCGCCGAACGCGCGGACCTGATCGTCCTCGACAGCGCGACCGGCTTCTACCGACTCGAGCGCACCGGCGAGAGCGACGGCGGCGAGGCGCTGCGCAGCGTCGCCCGACAGGTGACCCACCTCCTCTCGTTGGCCCGCAAGCACGACCTCGCGGTGGTCCTGACGAACCAGGTCTTCGCCGATCCCGACGCCGATCGCACGCGCGCGCTCGGCGGGAACACGTTAGAGCACTGGACCGGCGTCGTCCTCCGCCTCGAGCGGTTCCGCGGCGGGAACCGACGGGCGACGCTGGAGAAACACCGCTCGAAGGCGGTCGGCGAGTCCGTCCAGTTCCGGATCACGGACCGGGGACTCGAGGGCGGCGACGAGTCGATGCGCCAGTAG
- a CDS encoding beta-glucosidase family protein: MTDGSGRVEELLASMTREEKLRLVSGRGDPAGTATGYLPGVERLDVPPFRLVDGPLGVRAEGERATAFPASIAVAATFDPDLAREKGAAMAREARALEQDALLAPGANLIRVPHCGRNFEYYSEEPLLAAETTAGAVDGIRDEDVVATVKHYVANNQETDRVRVSSEVDERTLRELYLRPFRAAVEAGTGSVMTAYNRVNGTYMSDHDRLVDDVLKGEWGFDGYVVSDWYGTESTVGAANAGLDLEMPGVAIEGGFGGVGDDGDEGDGSFDGADLEGEAAEIMGGLPDGTTGDLFGDPLADAIDAGEVPAERLDDMVRRILGQLERIGRLENDADDRSAGSDGDGDGDGDGDDAGAIDTPAHRDLAERIAARGTVLLENDGVLPLEDEADVAVVGPNVHEAKLGGGGSSETTPFRSTSPAAGMESRADGAVTVARGCEPIPDLSLFDALPFVDSEELDEPEADAGIGIDAADPDIDAAVRTAGDADVAVVFVRDRTTEGKDRDSLRLPGRQDELVEAVAGAAAETVVVVQSSGPVELPWREDVDAVLEAWYPGQADGAAVASVLYGDRDPSGRLPVTFAPEGTYPTADERRYPGVDDEAHYEEGLFVGYRHFDRDSVDTEPTYPFGHGRSYADFAYRDAAVVDDRTVRVTVENGADRDGREVVQAYVRPPESTAVERPTRELAGFESVPVPAGETRTVEIDLADRALGRYDAADGWVIDSGTYTVELARSARDVRKTVDLEFEDGATP; this comes from the coding sequence ATGACCGACGGTTCCGGACGCGTCGAGGAACTACTCGCATCGATGACCCGCGAGGAGAAACTGCGCCTGGTCAGCGGCCGCGGCGATCCCGCGGGGACGGCGACGGGCTACCTGCCCGGCGTCGAGCGACTCGACGTTCCGCCCTTCCGGCTGGTCGACGGCCCGCTCGGGGTTCGCGCCGAGGGAGAGCGGGCGACGGCGTTCCCGGCGTCGATCGCCGTCGCGGCGACGTTCGACCCCGACCTCGCGCGCGAGAAGGGCGCGGCGATGGCCCGCGAGGCGCGGGCGCTCGAGCAGGACGCGCTGCTCGCGCCCGGCGCGAACCTGATCCGAGTCCCCCACTGCGGACGCAATTTCGAGTACTACTCGGAGGAGCCGCTGCTGGCCGCCGAAACGACGGCGGGCGCGGTCGACGGGATCCGGGACGAGGACGTCGTCGCGACGGTCAAACACTACGTCGCGAACAACCAGGAGACCGACCGCGTCCGCGTCAGCAGCGAGGTCGACGAACGGACGCTCCGCGAACTGTATCTGCGGCCGTTCCGGGCGGCCGTCGAGGCCGGTACCGGCTCCGTGATGACCGCCTACAACCGCGTCAACGGGACGTACATGAGCGATCACGACCGCCTCGTCGACGACGTGCTCAAGGGCGAGTGGGGGTTCGACGGCTACGTCGTCTCGGACTGGTACGGCACCGAAAGCACCGTCGGCGCCGCGAACGCGGGCCTGGACCTCGAGATGCCCGGCGTCGCGATCGAGGGCGGGTTCGGTGGCGTCGGCGACGACGGAGACGAGGGAGACGGCTCGTTCGACGGGGCCGACCTCGAGGGCGAGGCCGCCGAGATAATGGGCGGACTCCCCGACGGAACGACGGGAGATCTGTTCGGCGACCCGCTGGCCGACGCGATCGACGCCGGCGAGGTGCCGGCCGAGCGGCTGGACGACATGGTCCGGCGGATCCTCGGGCAACTCGAGCGGATCGGCCGCCTCGAGAACGACGCTGACGATCGAAGCGCCGGCAGTGACGGCGATGGCGACGGCGACGGCGACGGCGACGACGCCGGAGCCATCGATACGCCCGCCCACCGCGACCTCGCCGAGCGGATCGCCGCCCGGGGGACCGTCCTGCTCGAGAACGACGGCGTCCTCCCGCTCGAGGACGAGGCGGACGTCGCCGTCGTCGGCCCGAACGTCCACGAGGCGAAACTCGGGGGCGGCGGCTCCTCGGAGACGACGCCGTTCCGGTCGACGAGTCCGGCGGCCGGGATGGAGTCGCGGGCCGACGGCGCGGTGACGGTCGCCCGCGGCTGCGAGCCGATTCCGGACCTCTCGCTGTTCGACGCGCTGCCGTTCGTCGACAGCGAGGAGCTCGACGAGCCGGAGGCGGACGCGGGGATCGGCATCGACGCGGCCGACCCCGATATCGACGCCGCGGTCCGGACCGCCGGCGACGCCGACGTCGCGGTCGTCTTCGTCCGCGACCGGACGACCGAGGGGAAGGACCGGGACTCGCTTCGGCTGCCGGGCCGGCAGGACGAACTCGTCGAGGCGGTCGCCGGCGCGGCCGCGGAGACGGTCGTCGTCGTCCAGTCGAGCGGCCCCGTCGAACTCCCGTGGCGCGAGGACGTCGACGCCGTCCTCGAGGCGTGGTACCCCGGACAGGCCGACGGGGCGGCGGTCGCGTCGGTGCTGTACGGCGACCGCGATCCGTCGGGGCGCCTACCGGTTACGTTCGCCCCCGAAGGGACGTACCCGACGGCAGACGAGCGCCGGTACCCCGGGGTCGACGACGAAGCGCACTACGAGGAGGGACTGTTCGTCGGCTACCGCCACTTCGACCGCGACTCCGTCGACACCGAGCCCACGTACCCGTTCGGTCACGGTCGCTCCTACGCCGACTTCGCGTACCGCGACGCGGCAGTCGTCGACGACCGGACGGTCCGCGTCACCGTCGAGAACGGCGCCGACCGGGACGGCCGCGAGGTGGTGCAGGCGTACGTCCGGCCCCCCGAATCGACCGCGGTCGAGCGGCCGACGCGAGAACTCGCCGGCTTCGAGTCGGTTCCCGTCCCCGCCGGCGAGACGCGGACGGTCGAAATCGACCTCGCCGATAGAGCGCTCGGCCGGTACGACGCGGCCGACGGCTGGGTGATCGATTCCGGAACCTACACCGTCGAACTGGCCCGCTCGGCGCGGGACGTGCGAAAAACGGTCGATCTCGAGTTCGAGGACGGCGCGACGCCCTAA
- a CDS encoding CBS domain-containing protein produces the protein MNIADIATTEFIEVDVGTRMGKVRSMFEDGNPKGIIVTDDGEYEGVISEREVLQSHVEDDAKVAALMKPSRNAPAPQVDRNEDVRETARVLVESNAKVAPVFENDDLWGVITDDAILEAVLENLDTLTVEDIYTADPVTLEEDDGIGRAINQLREHGISRLPVLNENGYLSGVVTTHDIADFVIRENHTTTTGDRVGDTQRLLDVPVYDIMASPVETTTLDATAQEAVKTMLDNDYAGLIVTPEDDDRIVIGVITKTDVLRALTFTEEQRMDVQITNISMLDTITREGIVENIEDVVDKYQDMQVQHAHVRFKEHQEKLRGTPLIHCQIRLRTNKGQIAGTGEGYGSENAFRVAIDKLERNVLEVKGVTSDEEYRGQLLRKLNEL, from the coding sequence ATGAATATCGCTGATATCGCCACCACGGAGTTCATCGAAGTCGACGTCGGGACGCGAATGGGGAAAGTCCGATCCATGTTCGAGGACGGCAACCCCAAGGGGATCATCGTCACTGACGACGGGGAGTACGAGGGCGTCATCAGCGAGCGCGAGGTCCTCCAGTCCCACGTCGAAGACGACGCCAAGGTGGCGGCGCTCATGAAACCCAGTCGGAACGCGCCGGCCCCGCAGGTCGACCGCAACGAGGACGTCCGAGAGACGGCCCGCGTGCTCGTCGAGAGCAACGCGAAGGTCGCCCCGGTCTTCGAGAACGACGATCTCTGGGGCGTCATCACCGACGACGCCATCCTCGAGGCGGTCCTCGAAAACCTCGATACGCTCACGGTCGAGGACATCTACACCGCCGATCCGGTCACGCTCGAGGAGGACGACGGGATCGGGCGGGCGATCAACCAGCTGCGCGAACACGGCATCTCCCGACTGCCCGTGCTCAACGAGAACGGCTACCTCTCGGGCGTCGTGACGACCCACGATATCGCCGACTTCGTCATCCGGGAAAACCACACGACGACGACCGGCGACCGGGTCGGCGACACCCAGCGACTGCTCGACGTCCCCGTCTACGACATCATGGCCAGTCCCGTCGAGACGACGACGCTGGACGCCACCGCTCAGGAGGCCGTCAAGACGATGCTCGACAACGACTACGCGGGTCTGATCGTCACCCCCGAGGACGACGATCGGATCGTCATCGGCGTCATCACCAAGACCGACGTCCTGCGCGCGCTGACGTTCACCGAAGAACAGCGCATGGACGTCCAGATCACCAACATCTCGATGCTCGATACGATCACCCGAGAGGGGATCGTCGAGAACATCGAGGACGTCGTCGACAAGTACCAGGACATGCAGGTCCAGCACGCCCACGTCCGGTTCAAGGAACACCAGGAGAAACTCCGCGGGACGCCGCTGATCCACTGTCAGATCCGCCTGCGAACCAACAAGGGGCAGATCGCCGGCACCGGCGAAGGCTACGGCTCCGAGAACGCCTTCCGCGTCGCCATCGACAAACTCGAGCGCAACGTCCTCGAAGTCAAGGGCGTCACCAGCGACGAGGAGTACCGCGGCCAGCTGCTCCGGAAGCTGAACGAACTCTAG
- a CDS encoding lycopene cyclase domain-containing protein, which yields MVPDISVFGRYTYLATELFWGAVAAVLLRRANALRKAGVTILALYPIAYCWDRYTLAVGVFDIKLRTGIDIAGIPLEEHLFMAVVPGLVIGIHETIFGERRSGN from the coding sequence ATGGTGCCCGATATCAGCGTCTTCGGCCGGTACACCTACCTCGCGACGGAACTGTTCTGGGGAGCCGTCGCCGCCGTCCTCCTCCGCCGGGCGAACGCGCTCCGGAAAGCCGGCGTCACGATCCTCGCGCTGTACCCGATCGCGTACTGCTGGGACCGCTACACGCTCGCCGTCGGCGTCTTCGACATCAAACTCCGAACCGGGATCGATATCGCCGGCATCCCGCTCGAGGAACACCTCTTCATGGCGGTCGTTCCCGGCCTCGTGATCGGCATCCACGAGACGATCTTCGGTGAGCGACGGAGCGGGAACTAA
- a CDS encoding ribonuclease HI family protein has protein sequence MTDDPLPAEHLSPLAALVDEALAGVGYEVAAATDAIDDAVPGYGGLFDPETSPNELRSALESLLNSGLSRPPVPEPTSDAFVLYVDGSSRGNPGPAGAGAVIMDASEEQLARLGRPVGSRTGNNTAEYVALQLGLSELLARYEPRRLDVRIDSMTVIRDVWGGDDPTEPGVETYSEAVAAALSRVPEHQYTHLADSDPNPADALATVGADIAAFGPGS, from the coding sequence ATGACCGACGATCCCCTCCCGGCCGAACACCTCTCGCCGCTCGCCGCGCTCGTCGACGAGGCGCTCGCGGGCGTCGGCTACGAGGTGGCGGCCGCCACCGACGCCATCGACGACGCCGTCCCCGGCTACGGCGGTCTCTTCGATCCCGAGACCTCCCCGAACGAGCTGCGTTCCGCACTCGAGAGCCTCCTGAACTCGGGACTCTCCCGCCCTCCCGTCCCCGAGCCGACGAGCGACGCGTTCGTCCTCTACGTCGACGGTAGTTCGCGCGGCAACCCCGGCCCCGCAGGGGCGGGCGCCGTCATCATGGACGCTTCGGAGGAGCAACTCGCCCGTCTCGGCCGCCCCGTCGGCTCCCGGACGGGAAACAACACCGCCGAGTACGTCGCCCTCCAGCTCGGGCTCTCCGAACTGTTGGCTCGCTACGAGCCGCGCAGGCTGGACGTGCGCATCGATTCGATGACTGTCATCCGAGACGTCTGGGGCGGCGACGACCCGACGGAACCGGGCGTCGAGACGTACAGCGAGGCCGTCGCGGCGGCGCTGTCGCGCGTTCCAGAACACCAGTACACGCATCTGGCCGACAGCGACCCGAACCCAGCCGACGCGCTGGCGACGGTGGGCGCCGATATCGCGGCCTTCGGACCCGGGTCGTAG
- a CDS encoding CAP domain-containing protein gives MCPRSRSTAASDRADSDDRAVLRSLFRLLVAVALIGVLAFGTTVLAPGILESVDTGDLEGPSGIGSEVTPSSDPPPAGERNPDVTDPDDPGNSSYETDVETVGSATVEDFVHAEVNDRRAEHGLEPLEWDGTIASVGRAHSYDMAQREYFAHINPDGEAPMDRFRDVDNYCRGYGENIALTWIDRPVENSETDETVRYRTAEGLAEGLVNQWMNSTDHRRAILEQGTPDWDRGGVGVYIADDGAVYASHNFCRER, from the coding sequence ATGTGTCCCCGGTCTCGGTCGACCGCCGCCTCCGATCGTGCCGACTCCGACGACAGGGCCGTTCTGCGATCGCTGTTTCGCCTGCTCGTCGCCGTCGCCCTGATCGGCGTTCTCGCCTTCGGAACCACCGTCCTCGCCCCCGGGATCCTCGAGAGCGTCGACACGGGCGATCTCGAGGGGCCCAGCGGCATCGGCAGCGAGGTAACGCCGAGTTCGGACCCGCCGCCGGCGGGCGAGCGCAACCCCGACGTCACCGATCCCGACGATCCGGGGAACTCGAGCTACGAAACCGACGTCGAGACCGTCGGCTCGGCGACCGTCGAGGACTTCGTCCACGCCGAGGTCAACGACCGCCGGGCCGAACACGGCCTCGAGCCCTTGGAGTGGGACGGAACGATCGCCTCCGTCGGCCGCGCCCACAGCTACGACATGGCCCAGCGGGAGTACTTCGCCCACATCAATCCCGACGGCGAGGCGCCGATGGATCGCTTTCGGGACGTCGACAACTACTGTCGGGGCTACGGCGAGAACATCGCCCTGACGTGGATCGACCGCCCGGTCGAGAATTCGGAGACGGACGAGACCGTCCGCTACCGGACTGCAGAGGGGCTCGCCGAGGGACTGGTCAACCAGTGGATGAACTCCACCGATCACCGACGCGCGATCCTCGAGCAGGGGACGCCCGACTGGGATCGCGGCGGCGTCGGCGTCTACATCGCCGACGACGGCGCGGTCTACGCGTCGCACAACTTCTGTCGCGAGCGGTGA
- a CDS encoding YihY/virulence factor BrkB family protein, with protein MDARETLTAVYRTASDRDVSFLAAAFAYYAFVSLIPLVLLALVVGSLLGGEDAAQRLITVAGDFLPAAGEELVTDALTTESGRAQATVVALAVSAWGALKVFRGLSLAFDKVYGEVVDESLVDQLRDGLVVIVAGAGAMGLMIVIGWVVGFAAAVLPFAGALSWLTLLIGLVLVFLPIYYVLPPIPVEFVDVLPGAAFAAVGWTILQAGFQLYAANAGQYQAYGAVGAVLLFVTWLYFAGMLILFGAVLNVVLSEPPLAE; from the coding sequence ATGGACGCTCGAGAGACGCTCACTGCAGTCTATCGAACGGCGAGCGACCGCGACGTTTCCTTTCTCGCGGCCGCCTTCGCGTACTACGCGTTCGTGTCGCTGATCCCGCTGGTGTTGCTCGCGCTCGTCGTCGGATCGCTGCTCGGCGGCGAGGACGCCGCCCAGCGGCTGATCACGGTCGCCGGCGACTTTCTCCCGGCGGCGGGCGAGGAGCTGGTCACCGACGCGTTGACGACCGAATCCGGCCGCGCGCAGGCGACCGTCGTCGCGCTCGCCGTCTCGGCCTGGGGCGCGCTGAAGGTCTTCCGCGGGCTCAGCCTCGCCTTCGATAAGGTCTACGGCGAGGTCGTCGACGAGTCGCTGGTCGACCAGCTCAGGGACGGCCTCGTCGTCATCGTCGCGGGCGCGGGCGCGATGGGGCTGATGATCGTGATCGGATGGGTCGTCGGCTTCGCGGCCGCAGTCCTCCCCTTCGCCGGCGCGCTGAGCTGGCTGACCCTGCTGATCGGGCTCGTCCTCGTGTTTCTGCCGATCTACTACGTGTTGCCGCCGATTCCCGTCGAGTTCGTCGACGTGCTTCCCGGCGCCGCCTTCGCCGCGGTCGGCTGGACGATCCTGCAGGCCGGCTTTCAGCTGTACGCGGCCAACGCCGGCCAGTACCAGGCCTACGGCGCCGTCGGCGCCGTCCTGCTGTTCGTCACCTGGCTCTACTTCGCCGGCATGCTCATCCTCTTCGGCGCGGTGCTCAACGTCGTCCTCTCGGAGCCGCCGCTGGCCGAGTGA
- a CDS encoding AEC family transporter, with protein sequence MELFVRLSGLLVVLLLGAGLRTTGLLDARRTTRLNAVAYYVALPALIFVSTYDRAIGELLSLTLLGGLLFVLFATVGLAWLVHRNRGSIGRRSVAVVQSYHSNLGYLGLPLVAATFDAEVTATASVVLGVVTLTQLPLSVLLLSTLNGADAALGDELLGLAKNPVLGSLIAGLAVGSLGITLPGPAATGLDLLGSVALPLALLCVGASLEVDLPSIDIGATGAVIGLKIVCMPALAWAVFSVLAVDAATFTAAVVMLGTPTAVSTFVFAAELGGDEEFASLNVFATTLVSMLTLFVLITLVS encoded by the coding sequence ATGGAGCTGTTCGTCCGGTTGTCGGGATTGTTGGTCGTGCTCCTGCTGGGAGCCGGACTCCGAACGACGGGGCTGCTCGACGCCCGACGGACGACGCGGTTGAACGCGGTCGCCTACTACGTCGCCCTGCCGGCGCTGATCTTCGTCTCGACGTACGACCGAGCGATCGGCGAGTTGCTCTCGCTGACGCTGCTGGGCGGCCTGCTGTTCGTGCTGTTCGCGACGGTCGGGCTGGCGTGGCTCGTTCACCGTAACCGGGGGTCGATCGGCCGGCGGAGCGTGGCGGTCGTCCAGTCGTACCACTCGAACCTGGGCTATCTCGGCCTGCCCCTGGTCGCGGCGACGTTCGACGCCGAGGTGACCGCGACCGCGAGCGTCGTTCTGGGCGTCGTCACGCTGACCCAGTTGCCCCTGTCGGTCCTCCTCCTCTCGACGCTCAACGGGGCCGACGCCGCGCTCGGCGACGAACTGCTGGGGCTGGCGAAAAATCCCGTCCTGGGGTCGCTGATCGCCGGACTCGCCGTCGGCTCGCTGGGGATCACGCTTCCCGGCCCGGCCGCGACCGGCCTCGACCTCCTCGGTTCGGTCGCCCTCCCGCTTGCCCTCCTCTGTGTCGGCGCGTCCCTCGAGGTGGATCTCCCGTCGATCGATATCGGCGCGACCGGGGCCGTCATCGGGCTGAAAATCGTCTGTATGCCCGCGCTCGCGTGGGCCGTCTTCTCGGTGCTCGCAGTCGACGCGGCGACGTTCACCGCGGCGGTCGTCATGCTCGGAACGCCGACGGCCGTCTCGACGTTCGTCTTCGCGGCCGAACTCGGCGGCGACGAGGAGTTCGCGTCGCTGAACGTCTTCGCGACGACGCTGGTCTCGATGCTGACCCTGTTCGTGCTGATCACGCTCGTGAGCTAG
- a CDS encoding helix-turn-helix transcriptional regulator: MTHRTTSEPLEDLEFLARSEHRVAVLEALAERPTSRAELRTKTGASASTIGRTLRAFDERNWIRRDGDRYETTQLGAFVAVGLRELLARLETERTLRDSWQFLPEESGFTVEMASRAIVTVAEPDAPYRPVNRFAALLERTNRFRFVGADVALLEPCKDELRRSIVDGMEAEIIDPPAVAEYILSNYREHCSAALESGNLSVSVHDDVPACGVSLFDDRIAVSGYDPDSGMVRLLIDTDAPEARDWAESTFATYRDEARPLTLGAAVG, encoded by the coding sequence ATGACACACAGAACCACTTCCGAACCGCTCGAGGACCTCGAGTTCCTCGCGCGGTCGGAACACCGCGTCGCCGTGCTCGAGGCGCTGGCCGAGCGGCCGACGAGTCGAGCCGAGCTCCGGACGAAGACGGGTGCGTCGGCGTCGACGATCGGACGGACGCTGCGGGCGTTCGACGAACGCAACTGGATCAGGCGGGACGGGGACCGGTACGAAACGACGCAGTTGGGTGCGTTCGTCGCGGTCGGACTGCGGGAGCTGCTCGCCCGACTCGAGACCGAGCGGACGCTCCGCGACAGCTGGCAGTTTCTCCCGGAGGAGAGCGGGTTCACCGTCGAGATGGCCAGCCGTGCGATCGTGACGGTCGCCGAGCCCGACGCCCCGTACCGGCCGGTGAACCGATTCGCGGCGCTGCTCGAGCGGACGAACCGGTTCCGGTTCGTCGGCGCCGACGTCGCCCTGCTCGAGCCCTGCAAGGACGAGCTTCGGCGGTCGATCGTCGACGGCATGGAAGCGGAGATCATTGATCCGCCGGCGGTCGCCGAATACATCCTCTCGAACTACCGGGAGCACTGTTCGGCCGCCCTCGAGAGCGGCAACCTCTCGGTCAGCGTCCACGACGACGTGCCGGCCTGCGGCGTCAGTCTCTTCGACGATCGGATCGCCGTCAGCGGCTACGATCCGGACAGCGGGATGGTTCGGCTGTTGATCGATACCGACGCGCCGGAGGCGCGCGACTGGGCGGAATCGACGTTCGCGACCTACCGAGACGAGGCCCGTCCGCTCACGCTCGGAGCGGCGGTCGGATAG
- a CDS encoding PH domain-containing protein — protein MPLKNYLGDNEELLLSWGGKPDEDDEFFSTSGSNLEFGATDKRLVFCNSNGSFKDIEYTHISSIEAESDKEVKDISDFDDNGLLLGGLGAIVSVVGILIETMPILLIGIALIMIVMFLNMEEVQKVKIITGDEMHSRINFKTTENISGDLSKIIRNNS, from the coding sequence ATGCCACTCAAAAACTATCTTGGAGACAATGAAGAGCTTCTCCTCTCTTGGGGAGGAAAGCCAGATGAAGACGACGAATTTTTCTCTACATCTGGCTCAAACTTAGAGTTTGGTGCAACTGATAAAAGGTTGGTTTTTTGTAATAGTAATGGATCCTTCAAGGATATAGAATATACACATATTAGCTCGATCGAAGCAGAATCAGACAAGGAAGTTAAAGATATAAGCGATTTCGATGATAACGGCTTGCTGTTGGGCGGACTTGGCGCCATAGTTTCTGTAGTAGGTATTCTCATAGAAACTATGCCAATTCTTCTAATTGGTATTGCCCTAATTATGATAGTTATGTTTCTGAATATGGAAGAAGTACAAAAGGTGAAAATTATCACGGGTGACGAAATGCATTCAAGGATTAACTTCAAAACTACTGAGAATATCTCCGGTGACCTGAGTAAAATAATTCGAAATAACAGTTAA
- a CDS encoding tyrosine-type recombinase/integrase, which translates to MPRKLTPKQAAERYLKEREPNVSKSTLYNHRSLLRQWWQWCDDHGIEYVNDIDGFDVADFRLDRQVEVGEVTLYNQMTVLRTFVRWMQSRNLVQNGLADGMVVSQPEDDSRNGMIDAETADSILNYLDKYEYGTLRHVAFAMLWHTGMRLGALRSIDLDEYHPEDHYVELHHRPESDTPLKNGKDSEREVNLAIWCCDLLDDYINRKRYDVTGKHGRQPLLTTEHGRVSKSNIREHINQITRPCTYKNECPHDREITECEATSRLLAARCPSSIPPHDLRRSSVTYLLDNDHRKELVADRVDMSVKTLDKHYDQRSEAQKREQRRAEFGMNG; encoded by the coding sequence ATGCCACGAAAACTGACTCCCAAGCAAGCCGCCGAACGGTATCTCAAAGAACGTGAGCCGAACGTCTCTAAGTCCACACTCTACAACCACCGATCCCTTCTTCGACAGTGGTGGCAGTGGTGCGATGATCATGGAATTGAGTATGTGAATGACATCGATGGATTCGATGTCGCAGACTTCCGTCTCGATAGGCAAGTCGAGGTTGGCGAGGTTACTCTATACAACCAGATGACGGTGCTGCGAACGTTCGTCCGGTGGATGCAAAGCCGGAATCTCGTACAGAACGGATTAGCGGACGGCATGGTCGTCTCCCAGCCAGAAGACGACTCACGGAACGGGATGATCGACGCCGAAACCGCCGACTCCATTCTGAACTACCTCGATAAATACGAATACGGAACCCTTCGGCACGTCGCATTCGCAATGCTTTGGCACACAGGAATGCGACTCGGCGCTCTTCGGTCAATTGATCTTGACGAATACCATCCTGAAGATCACTACGTTGAACTTCATCACCGTCCAGAAAGTGATACACCGCTCAAGAACGGCAAAGACTCCGAGCGAGAAGTAAACCTCGCAATCTGGTGCTGTGACCTGCTGGACGACTACATCAACAGGAAACGCTACGATGTAACCGGCAAGCACGGACGACAGCCGTTACTGACAACGGAGCATGGCCGTGTCTCAAAAAGCAACATCCGCGAACACATCAACCAGATCACCCGGCCATGCACATATAAGAACGAATGCCCACATGACCGCGAAATCACGGAGTGCGAGGCAACGTCACGGCTATTAGCCGCTCGATGTCCATCATCCATCCCACCACACGATCTTCGACGTTCATCAGTAACCTACCTTCTGGATAATGATCATCGCAAGGAATTGGTTGCTGACCGGGTGGATATGTCCGTGAAAACATTGGACAAGCACTACGATCAGCGTTCCGAAGCGCAGAAACGCGAACAGCGTCGTGCAGAGTTCGGAATGAACGGCTAA